One window from the genome of Echinicola vietnamensis DSM 17526 encodes:
- a CDS encoding class I SAM-dependent methyltransferase, whose product METPSDASCTLCGNHRANKLHVVREMMFGTRDEFTYLECSDCQAIQLTSLPDDLGTYYPADYYSLGEINLSSWPVRRLKQLRYALFRLTNMNIFKHYHYGDWLEKLALPLDSSILDLGCGNGQLLYELFPCGHTNLVGMDPFMEKSQRINQHIRLLKKSIYEVEEKFDCIMMHHSFEHMDQPKAVIDRAVELLNPNGKLLIRIPVAQKAAWKTYGTDWVQLDAPRHLFIHSETSLKKLTEDTGLRLDRIIYDSTAFQFTGSEMYRRNIPFHQSNEAAIFTAEERQEFRVKAQVLNQQQEGDQACFYFSKRQDKQ is encoded by the coding sequence ATGGAAACTCCTTCAGACGCTAGCTGTACTTTATGCGGAAACCATCGCGCAAACAAACTGCATGTCGTTCGGGAAATGATGTTTGGTACCCGTGACGAATTCACATACCTCGAATGCAGCGATTGCCAAGCCATTCAACTCACCTCCCTTCCTGACGATCTGGGCACCTATTACCCAGCTGATTACTATTCTTTAGGGGAAATAAACCTGTCCAGCTGGCCCGTCAGACGCCTAAAACAGTTACGGTATGCGCTCTTCCGCCTTACCAATATGAACATTTTCAAGCATTATCATTATGGGGATTGGCTTGAAAAACTGGCTCTTCCCCTGGATAGCAGCATTCTTGATCTCGGCTGTGGCAACGGTCAATTATTGTACGAGCTCTTTCCTTGTGGCCACACCAATTTGGTAGGAATGGATCCATTTATGGAAAAATCCCAACGGATCAATCAACACATTCGGCTACTTAAAAAATCAATTTATGAGGTAGAGGAGAAATTTGACTGCATCATGATGCATCACTCTTTCGAGCATATGGACCAACCAAAGGCCGTAATTGATAGGGCGGTAGAACTGCTTAATCCAAATGGAAAGTTGCTCATCAGAATTCCCGTGGCCCAAAAAGCAGCTTGGAAAACTTATGGCACAGACTGGGTCCAACTGGACGCTCCCAGACATTTATTCATTCATAGCGAAACGTCCCTTAAGAAACTAACAGAGGACACTGGGCTCCGCTTGGATCGCATCATTTATGATAGTACAGCCTTCCAATTTACTGGAAGTGAAATGTACCGACGGAACATCCCCTTCCATCAAAGCAATGAAGCAGCCATTTTCACCGCTGAAGAACGCCAAGAATTTAGAGTCAAAGCCCAAGTCCTCAACCAACAGCAAGAGGGTGATCAGGCTTGCTTTTATTTTTCAAAGCGCCAAGACAAACAATAA
- a CDS encoding exopolysaccharide biosynthesis polyprenyl glycosylphosphotransferase, which translates to MARRFYKYFPWLFLLGDVLVIALSLLLTNWIVSKIVVINNMNPLLYGLYLLIWVLLAAFRKDYKVGRTTDYFFTLQKLFGTILWFFSIVSVLWIAFQAYHLSRLFLLVDAASMALLLSLYRVGTHIALKQYRSRGGNYRNAVIIGKGGTSYKLAKVFQTRKDFGINFLGYYDEMSSCVETRGNLNDFFAEVKNMELDLIYINERLDLPTIKKIVHYADEHYIKVKVIPGGSLQLEKKLSFSKYGDFFVINVNAIPLDNAFNRVFKRAFDILFSLFITIFVLSWMIPLVGFLIRLESQGPIFFIQLRNGENNRVFKCLKFRSMTPNDYADTHQATKNDPRVTRIGKFLRSSSLDEMPQFLNVLIGDMSIVGPRPHTVPMNETFKTQIEKYNARHKIKPGITGLAQVKGYRGEIIKPYQIRSRVRLDYFYIQNWTMWMDMRIVFRTIREMGLNRENVY; encoded by the coding sequence ATGGCGAGACGGTTTTACAAATACTTTCCTTGGTTATTTCTCCTTGGTGATGTTTTGGTAATAGCACTTTCCCTACTGCTGACCAATTGGATAGTCAGTAAAATAGTTGTTATCAATAACATGAACCCGCTTTTATACGGTTTGTATTTACTTATTTGGGTATTACTGGCCGCATTCAGAAAAGATTACAAAGTAGGAAGGACTACCGATTATTTCTTTACCCTACAAAAGCTCTTTGGGACGATATTGTGGTTTTTCTCCATTGTATCCGTCCTTTGGATAGCATTTCAGGCTTACCATTTGAGTCGGCTTTTCCTTTTGGTCGATGCAGCATCCATGGCACTGTTGCTCAGCCTGTACAGGGTGGGGACACACATTGCCCTAAAGCAGTACCGATCCCGTGGCGGGAACTATAGAAATGCTGTCATCATCGGTAAGGGCGGCACCAGTTATAAACTGGCAAAAGTCTTCCAAACCAGAAAGGATTTTGGGATTAACTTTCTCGGGTATTACGATGAGATGAGCTCCTGCGTGGAAACACGTGGAAACTTAAATGATTTTTTTGCTGAAGTAAAAAACATGGAGCTCGACTTAATTTATATAAACGAGCGACTCGACCTGCCCACCATCAAAAAAATCGTGCATTACGCAGATGAGCATTACATTAAGGTCAAAGTGATCCCAGGGGGCAGCCTTCAATTAGAGAAAAAATTGTCCTTCTCCAAGTACGGGGATTTTTTCGTCATCAATGTAAATGCCATTCCGCTGGACAATGCCTTTAACCGGGTATTTAAGCGCGCCTTTGATATTTTGTTCTCTTTGTTCATTACCATTTTTGTATTGAGCTGGATGATTCCATTGGTGGGTTTCTTGATCAGGTTGGAATCCCAAGGTCCTATTTTCTTCATTCAGTTAAGAAACGGAGAAAACAATCGTGTCTTCAAGTGCCTAAAATTCCGCTCGATGACGCCAAACGATTATGCGGACACCCATCAGGCGACCAAAAATGACCCTAGGGTCACCCGCATTGGAAAATTTCTACGAAGTTCCTCTTTGGACGAAATGCCGCAGTTTTTGAATGTTTTGATTGGCGATATGTCCATCGTCGGCCCAAGGCCACATACCGTTCCGATGAATGAGACATTCAAAACCCAAATCGAAAAATACAATGCCCGGCATAAGATAAAGCCCGGTATTACAGGTTTGGCCCAAGTAAAGGGCTATCGCGGTGAAATCATCAAGCCATATCAAATTCGTTCAAGAGTGCGGTTAGACTATTTTTATATCCAAAACTGGACCATGTGGATGGATATGAGAATTGTTTTCAGGACTATCCGTGAGATGGGCCTGAACCGGGAAAACGTCTATTGA
- a CDS encoding MBOAT family O-acyltransferase has product MLTTSLEFAIFLPIVFLLYWFVLKNKLRLQNALILVASYVFYGWWDWRFLILIAISSLVDFLVGIGLNHAAEKSKRNILLGISLTVNLGMLGFFKYYNFFLESFVDAFTLFGYQMAPGRLDIILPVGISFYTLQTLSYTIDVYDRKLTGTKDFFAFFAYVSFFPQLVAGPIERATHLLPQFQQKRHFDVDSASDGMRQILWGLFKKIVVADNLAVYTYTISMNYQDHSASTLLMCLIMFSFQFYGDFSGYSDIAIGTGRLFGFRLMKNFDYPIFARSIPELWQKWHISLFSWFRDYIIKRLKGFRKWQVARNILIIFLVTGFWHGAAWTYILWGLLHALLFMQFIFWGRKKFKTPVAAGKVLPSWVELGQMVKTFMSFTLLALFFFIQPLSRCLGYLVALVDTSIVKVPLLPENRALAGIVLLLVVEWMQREKEHGLDLSGRSLPKAVRWSVYYGLLFAVFYYGGQPQDFLYFQF; this is encoded by the coding sequence ATGTTGACCACATCGTTAGAGTTTGCCATATTTTTGCCCATCGTGTTTTTGTTGTATTGGTTTGTGCTAAAAAACAAACTAAGGCTACAGAATGCGCTTATTTTGGTGGCCAGTTATGTGTTTTACGGTTGGTGGGATTGGCGTTTTTTGATCTTGATAGCGATCAGCAGTCTGGTGGACTTTCTGGTAGGCATTGGCTTGAACCATGCTGCCGAGAAGTCCAAGCGAAATATCCTTTTAGGGATTAGCTTGACGGTGAATTTGGGGATGCTGGGATTTTTTAAGTATTATAATTTTTTTCTCGAAAGCTTTGTAGATGCCTTTACCCTTTTTGGGTATCAGATGGCACCGGGACGTTTGGACATCATTTTGCCGGTTGGGATCAGTTTTTACACTTTACAAACCCTGAGCTATACCATAGACGTTTATGACCGGAAGTTAACGGGAACGAAAGACTTTTTTGCGTTTTTTGCCTATGTGAGCTTCTTTCCACAGTTGGTGGCCGGCCCGATTGAGCGGGCTACGCACTTACTTCCCCAGTTTCAGCAAAAGCGGCACTTTGACGTGGACAGTGCCAGTGACGGCATGCGCCAGATCCTCTGGGGCCTTTTTAAAAAGATCGTAGTAGCGGATAATTTGGCGGTGTATACCTATACCATTTCCATGAATTACCAGGATCATTCGGCCAGTACGCTGTTGATGTGCCTGATCATGTTTTCATTTCAGTTTTACGGGGACTTCTCAGGCTATTCGGATATTGCCATTGGGACGGGCAGGCTCTTTGGGTTCCGGTTGATGAAAAATTTTGACTATCCTATTTTTGCCAGAAGCATCCCGGAGCTGTGGCAAAAATGGCACATATCCTTGTTCAGCTGGTTCAGGGATTATATTATCAAACGCTTAAAAGGATTTAGAAAGTGGCAAGTCGCGCGTAATATCTTGATTATCTTCTTGGTAACAGGTTTTTGGCATGGGGCGGCATGGACGTATATCCTGTGGGGACTGTTACATGCGCTATTGTTCATGCAGTTTATTTTTTGGGGCAGAAAAAAATTCAAGACTCCCGTCGCCGCGGGCAAGGTTTTGCCGAGCTGGGTAGAGCTTGGGCAAATGGTGAAGACGTTTATGTCCTTTACCCTTTTGGCACTATTCTTCTTTATCCAGCCCCTTTCCAGATGTCTGGGCTATTTGGTGGCCTTGGTGGATACCTCAATTGTTAAAGTGCCCTTGCTTCCGGAAAACAGGGCTTTGGCAGGCATCGTGCTGTTACTGGTGGTAGAGTGGATGCAGCGGGAGAAGGAGCATGGATTGGATTTGTCGGGAAGGAGTCTGCCGAAAGCTGTGCGGTGGAGTGTTTATTACGGGTTATTGTTTGCAGTCTTTTATTACGGAGGACAGCCACAGGACTTTTTATATTTCCAATTTTGA
- a CDS encoding fasciclin domain-containing protein: MAKGAFYPLLLSVRLVLATGILFLMGACGDEESSPDFTALSIGSFVSQDPNFSVMAEAIEQTTWKDSLDQFGPYTMLLPSDKALSAENITSVNDLSNDEWQQLLDYHITPGAFNSDQLIGTVQESLLPGFYWLINKNENEIDINGDTKMLSGDVMLKNGVVHVLEGLLEPQALNVTFMAQNRGFNIFVKGLLRSGLDQVLESRERQFTLFAPTDEAFEAYFQANELTEEAWLGFSRLEEFMKYFVLDETLDSAQLTAGPRITLAGDTLYFSNQAGEIWLNGNGILQETNIQGGNGLIHSLDHIISAPEQSLAAVVSENTQGNGYAEFKAAMIYAQLLPSLEENTPLTIFAPSNAAFQAWYEKLGVAGYYEVDETLLRETLLYHMAMGRHFSQDFENSQVLSTRLEGSSISLNTETGAVNGAALDENYLNKIATNGVIHGVQAVFERP; this comes from the coding sequence ATGGCAAAAGGAGCTTTTTACCCATTATTATTAAGTGTTCGGCTGGTGCTCGCAACAGGTATCCTCTTCCTGATGGGAGCATGCGGTGATGAGGAGTCCTCGCCTGATTTTACCGCCCTCAGTATCGGCTCCTTTGTTTCACAGGATCCGAATTTCAGCGTGATGGCAGAAGCCATCGAACAGACCACATGGAAGGACAGCCTCGACCAATTCGGGCCGTACACCATGCTTTTGCCAAGTGACAAAGCGCTCTCAGCAGAAAATATCACGTCGGTAAATGATCTCTCCAACGACGAATGGCAGCAACTGTTGGATTACCACATTACCCCCGGGGCTTTCAATTCCGACCAACTGATTGGCACCGTCCAAGAAAGCCTTTTACCTGGGTTTTATTGGTTGATCAATAAAAATGAAAACGAGATTGACATCAATGGCGATACCAAAATGCTGTCTGGAGATGTGATGTTAAAAAACGGTGTTGTCCATGTTTTGGAAGGCCTGTTGGAGCCTCAAGCGCTCAACGTCACTTTTATGGCCCAAAATCGCGGTTTTAACATCTTCGTAAAAGGGCTGCTGCGGTCTGGCCTGGATCAAGTATTGGAATCCAGGGAGAGACAATTCACCTTGTTTGCCCCTACAGATGAGGCTTTTGAAGCCTATTTCCAAGCCAATGAACTTACGGAAGAAGCCTGGCTGGGCTTTTCCCGGCTGGAGGAATTTATGAAATATTTTGTGTTGGACGAGACCTTGGACAGTGCACAGCTGACAGCAGGACCACGCATCACGTTGGCTGGCGACACCCTCTATTTTAGCAATCAAGCTGGGGAAATATGGCTTAATGGAAATGGAATACTGCAGGAGACCAATATCCAAGGCGGCAATGGTCTCATTCATAGCCTTGACCACATCATTTCCGCTCCTGAGCAGTCCCTTGCGGCAGTAGTCTCTGAAAACACCCAAGGCAATGGTTATGCAGAATTCAAGGCTGCGATGATTTATGCCCAGTTGCTGCCTTCTCTGGAAGAAAATACCCCCTTGACCATATTCGCCCCCAGCAATGCCGCTTTCCAAGCTTGGTATGAAAAGCTGGGCGTAGCCGGATACTATGAAGTGGATGAAACCTTACTTCGTGAAACGCTACTTTACCATATGGCCATGGGGAGGCATTTCTCTCAAGATTTTGAAAACAGTCAAGTCCTCTCCACTCGCCTTGAGGGATCATCCATATCACTGAACACCGAAACGGGCGCTGTTAACGGGGCTGCCTTGGATGAAAACTACTTAAATAAAATTGCTACCAACGGGGTGATCCATGGGGTCCAAGCCGTTTTCGAGCGACCATAG
- the gldB gene encoding gliding motility lipoprotein GldB, with the protein MKRNSGIFLLILAMFCACKQEQEGCVISEEVKEVPLELTIERLETPLFEAKSEQDIAFFLEEHPYFSKMYLRDGLYPSREQLVTTLYGIPKDTLMQELYQEVKETFSSVNQLETDLRNAFKHIKYYYPDFEVPKVYTFVSGFTTDLYMDSEMIVIGLDYFLPADHRFQPPDLPKYMTDRYNRDHLVPMIVTAISSRYNKTDLEDNSLLAEMIFYGKAYHFAQAMLPCTPEEQIIGYTPEELAACYANEDFIWTQLIEQEALYETNPFEVRKYTGEAPFTDAISPDAPGRVGRWVGWNIVDAYAEEKNIDLVRLMGEKNTQKIFMGSAYKP; encoded by the coding sequence ATGAAAAGAAATTCAGGAATATTTCTTCTAATTTTAGCGATGTTTTGTGCCTGCAAGCAGGAGCAAGAGGGATGCGTGATTTCCGAAGAAGTGAAGGAAGTTCCGCTTGAGCTTACCATAGAGCGCTTGGAGACACCACTGTTTGAGGCCAAAAGTGAGCAGGACATTGCCTTCTTTTTGGAAGAGCACCCTTATTTTTCGAAAATGTACCTGAGGGACGGACTATATCCCAGTCGGGAACAGTTGGTGACCACTTTATATGGTATTCCCAAGGACACCTTGATGCAAGAGCTCTATCAGGAAGTCAAGGAGACCTTCTCTTCCGTGAATCAACTAGAAACGGACTTGCGGAATGCCTTCAAGCACATCAAATATTATTATCCGGACTTTGAAGTGCCTAAAGTATATACATTTGTCAGTGGATTTACCACTGATTTGTACATGGACAGTGAAATGATCGTCATTGGGCTGGATTATTTTCTGCCTGCTGATCACCGCTTCCAGCCTCCAGACCTTCCCAAGTACATGACGGATCGTTACAACAGGGATCATTTGGTGCCCATGATCGTGACGGCGATTTCTTCCCGGTACAACAAGACCGATCTTGAAGATAATTCGCTTTTGGCAGAAATGATTTTTTATGGGAAAGCCTACCATTTTGCCCAAGCGATGCTCCCCTGTACACCTGAGGAGCAGATCATAGGGTATACGCCTGAGGAGCTCGCAGCTTGCTATGCCAACGAGGATTTTATTTGGACGCAATTGATCGAGCAGGAAGCCCTGTACGAAACCAATCCTTTCGAGGTGCGGAAATATACCGGAGAGGCGCCCTTCACCGATGCCATCAGTCCTGATGCTCCGGGGAGAGTGGGCAGGTGGGTCGGCTGGAACATTGTGGATGCCTATGCCGAGGAAAAGAACATTGATCTGGTCAGGTTAATGGGAGAAAAGAATACCCAGAAGATTTTTATGGGCTCCGCATATAAGCCTTAA
- a CDS encoding glycoside hydrolase family 28 protein — protein MTMKLIPKETAFLLLLTMLLVACSEEKIKASHDYFPLDSLMTKDQVGASNLPEEIAPVKAPFAMPEFKKPVFPDLTINIREKGAKEGELATRVIQEAIDEASAQGGGKVVVPAGKWKTGRISLKSNVNFHLEEGAELYFSGQLEDFRPAVFTRHEGVEVMSLGACIYAYQQENIAITGKGTLYGPEEGPVKEQMMTEDVTEKFVPIEKPVAERVYEGYDGASIFLPMFISPTDCKDVYIEGVTLERTAFWNIVPVYCDGVIIRGVTVNSVGIPRGDGIDIESSRNVLIEYSTLNNGDDCFTMKAGRGKDGIRVNKPTENVVVRYCLAKEGHGGITIGSETAGKINNLYIHDCVFDNTGVGIRFKTRRPRGGGGQNLYYERLRMNLRQTAFRWDMLGQELYVGDLAKRKPPRAVNDLTPKFKDITIKDILVETASTFVNINGIPESPLENLHMENVVVKDSRRFFNADDAKNLTFKHVEVTSQDSLMKFLDTRGVLFEDVVFHVPGGEIVTQIKGDLTDSIKFVDTQPEKPAAWEKPVYVNK, from the coding sequence ATGACCATGAAATTGATCCCCAAGGAAACTGCTTTTTTGTTATTGCTGACCATGCTGTTGGTAGCTTGTTCAGAAGAGAAGATAAAAGCATCACATGACTATTTCCCGTTGGATAGCCTGATGACCAAAGACCAAGTGGGGGCATCCAACTTACCCGAGGAAATTGCGCCGGTAAAGGCTCCATTTGCCATGCCGGAGTTTAAAAAGCCCGTTTTCCCAGATTTAACGATCAATATTCGGGAGAAAGGCGCCAAAGAAGGAGAATTGGCCACCCGGGTTATCCAGGAGGCCATCGATGAGGCCAGTGCACAAGGCGGAGGCAAGGTGGTGGTGCCTGCCGGAAAGTGGAAGACCGGCCGGATCAGCCTGAAAAGCAATGTTAATTTCCATTTGGAAGAAGGTGCCGAGCTGTACTTTAGTGGTCAGCTGGAGGATTTCAGGCCAGCGGTCTTTACCCGACATGAAGGGGTAGAGGTCATGTCCCTTGGTGCCTGTATTTATGCATATCAGCAAGAGAATATCGCCATTACCGGAAAAGGCACCTTGTACGGGCCAGAGGAAGGCCCCGTCAAGGAACAGATGATGACAGAGGATGTTACAGAGAAATTTGTGCCCATCGAGAAGCCCGTGGCAGAGCGTGTTTATGAAGGCTATGATGGAGCATCCATTTTCCTGCCCATGTTCATTTCTCCGACAGACTGCAAGGATGTTTATATCGAAGGCGTGACGTTGGAGCGCACGGCATTTTGGAATATCGTCCCGGTATATTGTGATGGAGTGATCATCCGTGGAGTGACGGTCAATTCAGTGGGGATTCCCCGAGGGGACGGCATTGACATCGAGTCATCCAGGAATGTCTTGATTGAGTATTCTACGCTGAACAATGGCGATGATTGCTTCACCATGAAAGCCGGCCGCGGTAAGGACGGGATCCGTGTCAACAAACCGACCGAGAATGTGGTGGTCCGATACTGTTTAGCAAAAGAAGGACACGGCGGCATTACGATAGGCAGTGAGACGGCCGGAAAAATCAATAACCTCTATATCCACGACTGTGTCTTTGACAATACAGGTGTGGGCATACGCTTCAAGACCCGCCGGCCCAGGGGCGGTGGAGGCCAAAACCTATACTATGAAAGGCTCAGGATGAATCTTCGTCAGACGGCATTCCGCTGGGACATGTTAGGGCAGGAGCTGTATGTGGGGGACTTGGCCAAGCGGAAGCCTCCTAGAGCGGTGAATGACCTTACCCCTAAATTTAAGGACATTACCATTAAGGACATTTTAGTAGAAACCGCAAGTACCTTTGTCAATATCAACGGCATCCCTGAGTCACCACTCGAAAACCTGCACATGGAGAATGTAGTGGTCAAAGACAGCAGGCGGTTTTTTAACGCTGATGATGCCAAAAACCTTACCTTTAAGCATGTGGAGGTGACCAGTCAGGACTCTCTGATGAAATTTTTGGATACCAGGGGTGTGTTGTTTGAGGATGTTGTTTTCCACGTACCTGGCGGAGAGATTGTCACCCAAATAAAAGGAGACTTGACCGACAGCATCAAGTTTGTGGATACCCAGCCGGAAAAACCGGCAGCATGGGAAAAACCCGTTTACGTAAACAAGTAA
- the pelA gene encoding pectate lyase, with protein sequence MGKTRLRKQVKDMFRYLYLALALTWSASTMAQTQDEEHLSWRAAQRQDQEWFDSKEAQRIADNVLLYQHENGGWYKNIDMASKLSKDEKEKLLEEKNKDLGTTIDNGATISQLEYLAKVYAATQEERYKIAFLSGIDYLLEAQYENGGWPQYYPVRKGYYQHITYNDNAMIGVMRLLRKVAEGEMPYDFVGTKRKKAAKVALDKGLEVILATQVKINGQLTIWCAQHDEVSLAPAKARAYELPSLSGSESVNIVRYLMHLPDPTPEVVTAVESAIAWFENHKIKDKAVQRIKDPSLAKGYDLVVVDQPGASPLWARFYDLDTQQPFYVGRDGIKRTQLKDIEYERRVGYSYLGNYAEGLLEKEYPRWKQGL encoded by the coding sequence ATGGGAAAAACCCGTTTACGTAAACAAGTAAAAGATATGTTCAGGTATTTGTATCTCGCTTTAGCGTTGACATGGAGTGCCAGCACCATGGCCCAAACGCAGGATGAGGAGCACTTGTCTTGGCGGGCCGCCCAGCGTCAGGATCAGGAATGGTTTGACAGTAAAGAAGCCCAGCGGATTGCGGATAATGTATTGCTTTACCAACATGAAAATGGAGGTTGGTACAAGAATATCGACATGGCCTCGAAGCTCAGCAAGGATGAGAAAGAAAAGCTGCTCGAGGAAAAAAATAAAGATTTAGGCACTACCATTGATAATGGGGCGACCATCTCCCAACTGGAATATTTGGCAAAGGTGTACGCCGCCACACAAGAAGAAAGGTATAAAATCGCTTTTCTAAGCGGTATCGATTACCTCCTTGAGGCCCAATATGAAAACGGGGGCTGGCCACAGTATTACCCTGTTCGAAAAGGGTATTACCAGCACATTACCTATAACGACAATGCCATGATCGGAGTGATGCGCTTGCTCCGGAAGGTAGCTGAAGGGGAAATGCCTTACGACTTTGTGGGTACCAAAAGGAAGAAAGCCGCAAAGGTTGCTTTGGATAAAGGTCTTGAAGTCATTTTGGCCACTCAGGTAAAGATCAATGGCCAGCTTACGATCTGGTGCGCCCAGCATGATGAGGTCAGCCTGGCTCCTGCTAAGGCCCGGGCTTATGAGCTGCCCTCTCTCAGTGGATCGGAGAGTGTCAATATCGTCCGTTACCTGATGCATTTGCCGGATCCAACCCCTGAAGTGGTCACCGCTGTCGAAAGCGCCATAGCGTGGTTTGAAAATCATAAAATCAAGGATAAAGCTGTCCAAAGGATCAAGGATCCAAGCTTAGCAAAGGGCTATGACCTTGTGGTGGTGGACCAGCCGGGGGCGTCGCCGCTTTGGGCACGTTTTTATGATCTGGATACCCAGCAGCCGTTCTATGTCGGTCGGGATGGTATCAAGCGGACACAGCTTAAGGATATCGAATATGAACGACGTGTCGGGTACAGCTATTTGGGCAATTATGCCGAAGGCTTACTTGAAAAGGAGTACCCTCGGTGGAAGCAGGGGCTATAA
- a CDS encoding RNA polymerase sigma factor, which yields MNYEGLNDTQLWKLISADDRKAFGYSFTLYSKDLFRYGQKFTGARQVVEDSIQDVFLDLWHKRKTTNIEQSIKFYLFTAFRREIIRKLSKLRQQEPMDYFAPEQLLEASHMEGIILQQGKNESNQQLYKAIRNLSERQREAVYLRFFANLNYKEISGMMGISVEALYNLIFKSIKILKESLRESVQYQTK from the coding sequence ATGAATTATGAAGGACTAAACGATACGCAATTATGGAAGCTGATTTCGGCGGATGACAGGAAGGCTTTTGGCTATTCGTTTACCCTGTATTCCAAAGATTTGTTTCGGTACGGGCAGAAGTTTACCGGTGCCCGCCAAGTAGTGGAGGACAGCATCCAAGATGTGTTTTTGGACCTTTGGCATAAGCGTAAGACGACGAATATAGAACAGTCCATAAAGTTTTACCTGTTTACGGCTTTCAGGAGGGAAATCATCCGGAAGCTTTCGAAGCTGCGTCAGCAGGAGCCCATGGATTATTTTGCCCCTGAGCAGCTGCTTGAGGCTTCCCATATGGAAGGGATTATCCTACAACAAGGAAAAAATGAATCCAATCAACAACTATACAAGGCCATCAGGAATTTGTCCGAGCGGCAGCGGGAAGCGGTGTACCTTCGTTTCTTTGCCAATCTAAATTATAAGGAAATTTCCGGAATGATGGGGATAAGCGTTGAAGCACTGTACAACCTGATTTTCAAATCCATCAAAATACTTAAAGAATCCCTAAGAGAAAGTGTGCAATACCAAACAAAATAG
- a CDS encoding FecR family protein, which yields MDKSFRHIADFLEDDSFRTWVLGKGNMRSLYWENWLNAHPGQADLLYQAKEILLALEKENEEEEKWQEADQIRLLNNLYASIDKAESKPLKGKVREHYAVRGSQFTWLKVSVILLVMVVSAVLLNELAVTQQDGETGQEEVSWVVRTAAAGEKKKVILPDGSKVILNAASELRYRADFGTTHRDLSLSGESYFEVEKDTLLPFRVYSGALVTEALGTAFNISAFEGEAAKVKLVEGKVKVELTPKDDTEADRIYLDPGEQAVATSEAFAKGKFDPKTALLWTAGTLYFDDQPLTKVIKALERWYGVTIKTEGQKPSAQRVSGEFHRDNLENVLQSISYSFDFDFNIDHKEVTIQFK from the coding sequence TTGGACAAGTCATTTCGACATATAGCAGATTTCCTAGAAGATGATTCCTTTCGGACTTGGGTGCTCGGCAAAGGGAACATGAGAAGCTTGTACTGGGAAAATTGGCTCAATGCCCACCCTGGCCAAGCGGATCTTTTGTATCAGGCCAAGGAAATCCTACTGGCTTTGGAAAAGGAAAATGAGGAAGAAGAGAAGTGGCAAGAGGCTGACCAGATCAGGCTCCTGAACAATCTTTATGCTTCCATTGATAAGGCGGAAAGTAAGCCCTTGAAAGGCAAAGTCAGGGAGCATTACGCCGTCAGGGGCTCCCAGTTTACGTGGTTGAAGGTATCGGTAATCCTTTTGGTGATGGTGGTCAGTGCCGTTTTGCTCAACGAGTTGGCCGTGACACAGCAGGATGGTGAGACAGGTCAAGAGGAAGTATCTTGGGTTGTGCGAACAGCCGCTGCGGGGGAGAAGAAAAAGGTGATCCTGCCCGATGGAAGCAAGGTGATCCTGAATGCAGCAAGTGAACTCCGGTATCGAGCTGATTTTGGCACCACGCACCGGGATCTAAGCCTTTCGGGTGAATCCTATTTTGAGGTAGAAAAGGACACGTTATTGCCGTTTAGGGTGTACAGCGGCGCGCTGGTGACCGAGGCCTTGGGGACGGCATTTAATATTTCTGCATTTGAAGGAGAAGCAGCGAAGGTAAAACTGGTAGAGGGAAAAGTAAAGGTGGAGCTGACGCCAAAGGACGACACAGAAGCGGACAGGATTTACTTGGATCCAGGCGAGCAGGCAGTAGCCACTTCCGAGGCCTTCGCCAAGGGGAAGTTTGATCCAAAGACCGCGCTGCTCTGGACAGCGGGAACATTGTATTTTGACGACCAGCCACTGACCAAGGTCATAAAAGCCCTGGAAAGGTGGTACGGTGTAACGATAAAGACGGAAGGGCAAAAGCCTTCAGCACAACGGGTCTCGGGGGAATTTCACCGGGATAATCTGGAAAATGTACTTCAGAGCATTTCTTATTCGTTTGATTTTGATTTTAACATTGATCACAAAGAAGTAACCATTCAATTTAAATAG